In Caldicellulosiruptor obsidiansis OB47, a single window of DNA contains:
- a CDS encoding SPFH domain-containing protein has protein sequence MIELLFMLGILLILVYLLLKLIGLRVIPNDKVGIVEKWWSFKGSLNEQIIALRGEAGFQPEVLRGGIHFRTPLMYKVHIVPLVTIPQGQIGYVFARDGKPLEPTQTLGKVIPECNNFQDVRAFLENGGQRGPQRAILREGTYAFNLAQFIVITEDKIYYLPMGNKEEKEMIEKMVQTLKSRNAFRPIVITEDKVGIVTVHDGPSLPSGDIVAPTVGDDPSNPETYHNNFQDPEKFLKAGGFRGRQLQVLVEGTYFINRLFATVELIDKTVIEVGYVGVVVSYVGPKGQDTSGEDYKHGELVERGFRGVWKDPLMPGKYAFNTYAGKIVKVPTTNIILKWISNQTGTHRYDENLKEVSLITKDAFEPSLPLAVVLHIDYRKAPLVVQRFGDLKMLVEQTLDPMVSAYFKNIGQRKTLIELIQQRDEIQKIASEEMKERFAHYNLELEEVLIGTPMSSPNDNKIDAILEQLRDRQIALEQIETYSRQQKAAEKERELREAEARAAQQKLLTESEINIQIQTNQGKAEYQRSIQEAQKIKALAEAEAEKEARIGIGRAIAIEEQVKAYGGPQYQVLQDVMGKFTQALEKTGIDIVPETVVAMGEKASSASFNAFEMLLTLLLTKELGVEFKGKETEDENVKKIKQEILNSILLAKESDKKEKTEEISQDSQQQNAVS, from the coding sequence ATGATAGAATTGTTATTCATGCTGGGTATTTTACTTATTTTGGTTTATCTTTTATTAAAACTTATAGGGCTCAGAGTTATTCCAAACGACAAAGTGGGTATTGTTGAAAAGTGGTGGTCTTTCAAAGGTTCGCTGAATGAGCAGATTATAGCCTTGAGGGGTGAAGCAGGGTTTCAGCCAGAGGTTTTAAGAGGTGGTATTCATTTTAGGACTCCGCTTATGTACAAAGTCCACATTGTTCCACTTGTTACAATTCCACAAGGGCAAATTGGTTATGTTTTTGCAAGGGATGGTAAACCCCTTGAACCTACCCAGACGCTTGGCAAAGTGATTCCGGAATGTAATAATTTCCAAGATGTCAGGGCTTTTTTGGAAAATGGCGGGCAAAGAGGTCCGCAGCGGGCGATCCTTCGTGAAGGAACATATGCATTTAACCTTGCGCAGTTTATAGTTATCACAGAAGATAAGATTTACTATCTTCCAATGGGTAACAAAGAAGAAAAAGAGATGATAGAAAAGATGGTCCAGACTTTAAAGTCGCGAAATGCTTTCAGACCAATTGTGATAACAGAAGATAAGGTTGGTATTGTAACAGTTCATGATGGACCATCACTTCCAAGTGGAGACATAGTTGCACCAACTGTTGGGGATGACCCATCCAATCCTGAGACATACCATAATAACTTCCAGGACCCAGAAAAGTTTTTGAAAGCAGGAGGGTTCCGTGGAAGGCAGCTTCAAGTTCTTGTTGAGGGAACATATTTTATAAACCGGTTGTTTGCAACTGTAGAGCTTATAGACAAAACGGTCATTGAAGTTGGATATGTCGGAGTTGTTGTATCGTATGTAGGACCAAAAGGGCAGGATACATCAGGTGAGGACTACAAACATGGTGAGCTTGTTGAAAGGGGATTTAGAGGTGTGTGGAAAGATCCTCTGATGCCTGGCAAATATGCGTTTAACACATATGCTGGAAAGATTGTAAAAGTGCCAACAACAAATATCATACTAAAATGGATAAGTAACCAGACAGGCACTCACCGCTATGATGAGAATCTTAAAGAGGTAAGTCTTATCACCAAAGATGCATTTGAACCATCGCTGCCGCTGGCAGTTGTTCTTCACATAGATTACAGAAAAGCTCCGCTTGTTGTGCAGAGGTTTGGAGATTTGAAAATGCTGGTTGAACAGACTCTTGATCCGATGGTATCTGCATACTTTAAAAACATAGGGCAAAGGAAGACGCTTATTGAGCTAATTCAGCAGAGAGATGAGATTCAAAAGATAGCATCAGAAGAGATGAAAGAAAGGTTTGCGCATTATAATTTAGAGCTTGAAGAGGTTTTGATTGGAACACCTATGTCATCTCCAAACGATAACAAGATAGATGCAATTTTAGAACAGCTTCGAGACAGACAAATTGCCCTTGAGCAGATAGAGACATACTCACGCCAGCAAAAAGCGGCAGAAAAGGAAAGAGAGCTCAGAGAGGCTGAGGCAAGGGCTGCTCAACAAAAACTTCTTACAGAGTCTGAGATAAACATTCAGATTCAGACAAACCAGGGTAAAGCAGAGTATCAGCGTTCTATTCAAGAAGCTCAGAAGATAAAAGCTTTGGCAGAGGCAGAAGCAGAGAAAGAAGCACGAATTGGTATTGGACGGGCAATTGCCATAGAAGAGCAGGTAAAAGCATACGGCGGACCTCAATATCAAGTTCTGCAGGATGTCATGGGCAAATTTACGCAGGCTTTAGAAAAGACAGGCATAGATATTGTTCCAGAAACTGTTGTTGCAATGGGCGAGAAGGCTTCTTCTGCATCTTTCAATGCGTTTGAAATGCTATTAACTTTGCTTTTGACAAAAGAACTTGGTGTTGAGTTCAAAGGAAAAGAGACAGAGGATGAGAATGTCAAAAAGATAAAGCAGGAGATACTAAATTCAATACTTCTTGCAAAGGAAAGTGATAAGAAGGAGAAAACTGAAGAGATTTCTCAGGATTCACAACAGCAAAATGCTGTATCTTAA